From Amycolatopsis sp. YIM 10, the proteins below share one genomic window:
- a CDS encoding non-ribosomal peptide synthetase, with product MSPDVPQRAGRGADLLRAHLRRSRQEVPREAAITPVPRDGALPLSFAQRRLWVLDQFRGGAEYLVPLVFRLRGDLSGLDIGGALDELVRRHEILRTRYTTDADGEPVQRIDPPSGVELAFDDLGGAGPAELDALLAADTTRPFDLAEGPILRARLIRLTPVEHVLAIVFHHIAVDGWSGSLLARELAALCVGEKLPAPTLQYADFAAWQRAEATGGRLDSALEYWVRHLRDLPALELPADRLRPPVWEPDGATVTFDVPAELGRAAAALAGAHQATPFMVYLAVFWSLLHRYTGQDDFAVGTPIAGRTHADAHGLIGLFVNTIALRADLRGDPAFAELLDRARHTAIDAYAHQDVPFERVVDALVVDRDLATHPLVNVNFILQNNEPFRFEAGAVSGELMPIESRQAKFDLSWTLEERPDGSLSGEVTFPHALLDTATARRMAEHYLRLLAAATAEPDRRIGELPLLGPAELGRLVRRPAGTAPAAPCLHERFARQARRRPDAVALTFEGRHLTYGELDARANRLAHRLVAAGVGAEDLVGVCLSRGIDLVVSLLAVLKAGAAYLPLDPEYPAERLEFLVRDAAARVVVTEAGPAARVRAVAPAGEVIVLDEPEEAGRIAAGPATAPSVMTHPDNLAYVIYTSGSTGRPKGVQVTHANVVRLLTATEDDYRFGPEDVWALFHSYAFDVSVWEIWGTFLYGGRLVVLSQEVTRSPWELATLLADEGVTVLNQTPSAFRNLIELVGSAGSVLDRLRLRLVVLAGEALDVGAFRPWWERFGDTAPRIVNMYGITETTVHVTYRPLGIPDLAGDRSPIGPPMRDLTMYVLDERMRPVPVGVPGEIYVGGPGVTRGYLGRPGLTAQRYVPDPFGAPGARLYRSGDKARVLAGGEIGFLGRFDDQVKIRGFRVELGEVESCLAEHPGVEAAVVTVDEPAPGDRRLVGYVVSKDAATVPVSELRAHVAERLPGYLVPSIFMNVPKLPLTVNGKVDRRALPAPGGSRLDQEVPEYVAPGNTREETIAGIFAEVLGLPRVGMRDNFFASGGDSILAVRLVGKLRASGFHYSVQDIFRHQSIAELRGAHAGEAAGTGEHGGTRPFALLSAEDRAKVPAGVLDAYPMGRMQTGMVYEMLADPERNNYHNVTSYLIREDGTFDAAAVAAAADAVVANHEILRTSFDLSSFTEPVQLVHVAAKAEFGHEDLRRSSAEEQRQWMDEFRTRQREQVFDLGTAPLIRFHAHQVGDDRWFLSLTECHAILDGWSHNSVVTELLDSYRAIRDGRPPRPGAVPSVRFADFIAQEQRSLRDGADRQFWAERLEGAARLLIPAEWADPAGPADYHLRVPYRDLEAGLRKLAELAGASLKSVLLAAHLAVWRVVAGEEPFYSGLVCNGRTEAEGGDQVRGMFLNTVPFVAPAGAGTWRELVAAVFDEEVALWPHRRFPLPELQREFAAGSRLVDVEFNFLNFHVLDREAVDTAGSTDVSLNEVPLCTLTEAGDLVIVAKSAWIGRRHAELLARMYRRALELMATDPGGSRRVPLLPSDERDRLLAERDADRVPVPARGVHELVAEHAARTPDAPAVAGAGGELTYRELWDRAQAWAAALREAGVRAGDLVGLALPQKPELVAAVLGVLSAGAAYVPMDPGHPAERVTGTLRAAGVRVLITTAAIAGRLDSASLVTITGAPAVPAGTAAAVHHPPQDELVYVVHTSGSTGRPKGVMIPHGALTDRVCALRRDLELTERDVIVTVMPAVVDVWQLDVFTALTAGGLLVLAGDDFARDPLALAELLRGREATLMIATPTTWRMLAGAGWTPPASLRRISGGEATDADLMRWLCAGGAKVWDMYGPTEVTVYSFNTRHFGDDTPPYRFSAANTTNYLLDDDLNPVPAGVPGQLFVGGGGLARGYLGQPGITAGVFLPDPFTPVPGGRMYATGDIGRLDRHGRIEILGRRDHQLKIRGFRVELGEIENTIAAHPGVRGAVVHPVTGPREVKRLAAYVILRDATTSMGELNQHVSRHLPGHMVPAHFVAMEAFPRLPNGKVDRDALPDPGQVRPEVGTRYVPPRGRTEEAIAAVWAVELGLERVGGNDDFYALGGHSLLTLRIVAQLSREHGIELTFRDFLTHRTVRGLAGVAALDPESRARPPSLVWLGRDGEGAPLFCVHPGGGSAHWYRGLADAYAGRRPLAAFEWPGLHDETAVAGSLAEVARSYVAELRAERPAGPYHVLGWCGSSGIAWEMARYLRELGERVRLILIDPIEYPSAGNSPLAENVRVLRRAEGLLASLPGQDGTERAEVRAELVDVLRKVVDDGDSLFDEEGLDEGWASRLRSWREIAELRLHYRFPRYAGSVDVVVCAELVAGGYADIFGSSFDAYLDQWRQLAEDGVRVSEVPGDHRTALFPPHVFELAAVLDEIIDR from the coding sequence ATGAGCCCTGACGTGCCGCAGCGGGCGGGCCGAGGCGCCGACCTCCTGCGTGCTCACCTCCGCCGATCCCGCCAGGAGGTCCCGCGGGAAGCCGCCATCACGCCGGTGCCGCGGGACGGCGCGCTCCCGCTTTCCTTCGCCCAGCGGCGGCTCTGGGTGCTGGACCAGTTCCGGGGCGGGGCCGAATACCTGGTGCCGCTGGTGTTCCGGCTGCGCGGCGACCTTTCCGGACTCGACATCGGTGGCGCGCTGGACGAACTGGTGCGACGCCACGAGATCCTGCGCACCCGCTACACCACCGACGCCGACGGCGAACCCGTCCAGCGGATCGATCCGCCCTCCGGTGTCGAACTGGCCTTCGACGACCTCGGTGGCGCCGGTCCCGCCGAGCTGGACGCCCTGCTCGCCGCGGACACCACCCGCCCGTTCGACCTCGCCGAGGGGCCGATCCTGCGGGCGCGGCTGATCCGGCTCACGCCGGTGGAACACGTGCTCGCGATCGTGTTCCACCACATCGCGGTCGACGGCTGGTCCGGCAGCCTGCTGGCCAGGGAACTGGCCGCGTTGTGCGTCGGCGAGAAGCTGCCCGCGCCCACCCTGCAGTACGCGGACTTCGCTGCCTGGCAACGGGCCGAGGCCACCGGCGGGCGACTGGACAGCGCGCTGGAGTACTGGGTGCGCCACCTCCGTGACCTGCCCGCGCTGGAACTGCCGGCCGACCGGCTCCGGCCGCCGGTGTGGGAACCCGACGGCGCCACGGTGACCTTCGACGTCCCCGCCGAGCTCGGCCGGGCCGCCGCGGCGCTGGCCGGTGCGCACCAGGCCACGCCGTTCATGGTGTACCTGGCGGTGTTCTGGTCGCTGCTGCACCGCTACACCGGCCAGGACGACTTCGCCGTCGGCACCCCGATCGCCGGCCGGACCCACGCCGACGCCCACGGCCTGATCGGCCTGTTCGTCAACACCATCGCGCTGCGCGCGGACCTCCGCGGCGATCCGGCCTTCGCCGAGCTGCTCGACCGGGCCCGGCACACCGCGATCGACGCCTACGCCCACCAGGACGTCCCGTTCGAGCGCGTCGTCGACGCGCTGGTGGTCGACCGGGACCTGGCCACGCACCCACTGGTGAACGTCAACTTCATCCTGCAGAACAACGAGCCGTTCCGGTTCGAGGCGGGCGCGGTGTCGGGCGAACTGATGCCGATCGAGTCGCGGCAGGCGAAGTTCGACCTGAGCTGGACGCTGGAGGAACGCCCCGACGGCTCGCTCTCCGGTGAGGTGACCTTCCCGCACGCCCTGCTGGACACGGCGACCGCGCGCAGGATGGCCGAGCACTACCTCCGCCTGCTCGCCGCGGCCACCGCCGAGCCGGACCGGCGGATCGGCGAGCTGCCGTTGCTCGGCCCCGCCGAACTCGGCCGGCTGGTCCGCCGGCCGGCCGGGACCGCTCCCGCCGCGCCGTGCCTGCACGAGCGGTTCGCCCGGCAGGCCCGCCGTCGCCCGGACGCGGTGGCGCTGACGTTCGAGGGCAGGCACCTGACCTACGGCGAACTGGACGCACGGGCCAATCGGCTGGCCCATCGGCTGGTCGCGGCCGGGGTGGGAGCCGAGGACCTGGTGGGCGTCTGCCTTTCCCGCGGTATCGACCTGGTCGTCAGCCTGCTCGCGGTGCTGAAGGCGGGCGCGGCCTACCTGCCGCTGGATCCGGAATACCCGGCCGAGCGCCTCGAGTTCCTCGTGCGGGACGCCGCCGCCAGGGTCGTGGTCACCGAAGCCGGACCGGCCGCACGGGTGCGGGCGGTCGCGCCGGCGGGCGAGGTGATCGTTCTCGACGAGCCGGAGGAAGCCGGGCGGATCGCGGCCGGGCCCGCGACGGCACCCAGCGTGATGACCCACCCGGACAACCTCGCGTACGTCATCTACACCTCCGGATCGACCGGACGGCCCAAGGGCGTGCAGGTCACCCACGCCAACGTGGTGCGGCTGCTCACCGCGACCGAAGACGACTACCGGTTCGGCCCCGAGGACGTCTGGGCGCTGTTCCACTCGTACGCCTTCGACGTCTCGGTCTGGGAGATCTGGGGCACGTTCCTCTACGGCGGGCGGCTCGTCGTCCTCTCCCAGGAGGTGACTCGCTCCCCGTGGGAACTGGCCACGCTGCTCGCGGACGAGGGCGTGACCGTGCTGAACCAGACACCGTCGGCGTTCCGGAACCTCATCGAGCTCGTCGGCTCGGCCGGGTCCGTGCTCGACCGGCTCCGGCTGCGCCTGGTGGTCCTCGCCGGCGAGGCGCTGGACGTGGGCGCGTTCCGGCCGTGGTGGGAGCGGTTCGGCGACACCGCGCCGCGCATCGTGAACATGTACGGGATCACCGAGACGACCGTGCACGTCACCTACCGCCCACTCGGGATCCCGGACTTGGCAGGCGATCGCAGCCCGATCGGACCGCCGATGCGGGATCTGACGATGTACGTGCTGGACGAACGGATGCGGCCGGTGCCGGTCGGCGTGCCGGGCGAGATCTACGTCGGGGGTCCTGGTGTCACACGCGGCTACCTCGGCCGCCCCGGGCTGACCGCCCAGCGCTACGTCCCCGACCCGTTCGGCGCGCCGGGTGCCCGCCTCTACCGGTCCGGTGACAAGGCGCGCGTCCTCGCCGGCGGCGAGATCGGTTTCCTCGGCCGCTTCGACGACCAGGTCAAGATCAGGGGCTTCCGGGTCGAACTCGGCGAGGTCGAGTCGTGCCTCGCCGAGCATCCCGGCGTGGAGGCCGCGGTCGTCACCGTGGACGAACCGGCACCCGGAGACCGCAGGCTGGTCGGGTACGTCGTGTCGAAGGACGCCGCGACGGTCCCCGTCTCGGAGCTGCGGGCCCACGTGGCCGAACGGCTGCCCGGCTACCTGGTGCCCTCGATCTTCATGAACGTGCCCAAGCTGCCGCTCACGGTGAACGGCAAGGTCGACCGCCGCGCCCTGCCCGCCCCCGGCGGTTCCCGGCTGGACCAGGAGGTGCCGGAGTACGTCGCGCCCGGCAACACCCGCGAGGAGACCATCGCCGGCATCTTCGCCGAGGTGCTCGGGCTGCCGCGAGTCGGGATGCGGGACAACTTCTTCGCCTCCGGCGGGGACTCCATCCTCGCCGTCCGCCTCGTCGGCAAGCTCAGGGCGAGCGGTTTCCACTACTCGGTCCAGGACATCTTCCGCCACCAGAGCATCGCCGAACTGCGCGGTGCGCACGCCGGTGAGGCGGCGGGCACCGGGGAACACGGCGGCACCCGGCCGTTCGCGCTGCTTTCGGCCGAGGACCGGGCGAAGGTCCCGGCCGGCGTGCTCGACGCGTACCCGATGGGCCGGATGCAGACGGGCATGGTCTACGAGATGCTCGCCGATCCCGAGCGGAACAACTACCACAACGTCACCAGCTACCTGATCCGCGAGGACGGGACCTTCGACGCGGCCGCGGTGGCCGCCGCCGCCGACGCGGTCGTGGCCAACCACGAGATCCTGCGCACCTCGTTCGACCTCTCCTCGTTCACCGAGCCCGTGCAGCTCGTGCACGTCGCGGCGAAGGCGGAGTTCGGCCACGAGGATCTGCGCCGCTCCTCCGCCGAGGAGCAGCGGCAGTGGATGGACGAGTTCCGGACGCGACAACGGGAACAGGTCTTCGACCTCGGTACGGCGCCGCTCATCCGCTTCCACGCCCACCAGGTCGGCGACGACCGGTGGTTCCTTTCGCTGACCGAGTGCCACGCGATCCTGGACGGCTGGAGCCACAACTCGGTCGTCACGGAGTTGCTCGACAGCTACCGGGCGATCCGGGACGGCCGCCCGCCGCGGCCGGGTGCGGTGCCCTCGGTCCGGTTCGCCGACTTCATCGCGCAGGAGCAGCGCAGCCTGCGCGACGGGGCCGACCGGCAGTTCTGGGCGGAGCGGCTGGAGGGGGCGGCGAGGCTGCTGATCCCCGCGGAATGGGCCGACCCCGCGGGACCGGCCGACTACCACCTGCGCGTTCCCTACCGCGATCTCGAGGCCGGGCTGCGGAAGCTGGCCGAGCTGGCGGGGGCCTCGCTGAAGAGCGTGCTGCTCGCCGCGCACCTCGCGGTGTGGCGCGTGGTCGCGGGCGAGGAGCCGTTCTACTCGGGGCTTGTCTGCAATGGACGGACCGAGGCCGAAGGCGGCGACCAGGTGCGCGGCATGTTCCTCAACACCGTGCCCTTCGTCGCGCCTGCCGGTGCGGGCACCTGGCGTGAGCTGGTCGCCGCCGTGTTCGACGAGGAGGTGGCGCTGTGGCCGCACCGCAGGTTCCCCCTGCCGGAACTGCAGCGTGAGTTCGCCGCCGGGAGCCGGCTGGTCGACGTGGAGTTCAACTTCCTCAACTTCCACGTCCTGGACCGGGAGGCGGTGGACACGGCGGGCAGCACCGACGTCAGCCTGAACGAGGTTCCGTTGTGCACCCTCACGGAGGCGGGCGACCTGGTCATCGTCGCCAAGTCCGCGTGGATCGGGCGCCGTCACGCCGAACTGCTCGCCCGGATGTACCGGCGTGCGCTCGAGCTGATGGCCACCGACCCCGGTGGTAGCCGCCGGGTGCCGTTGCTGCCGTCGGACGAGCGGGACCGCCTGCTGGCCGAGCGGGACGCGGACCGGGTCCCGGTACCGGCCCGCGGGGTGCACGAACTGGTGGCCGAACACGCCGCGCGGACCCCGGACGCGCCGGCGGTGGCCGGGGCCGGCGGCGAGCTCACCTACCGCGAGCTGTGGGACCGGGCCCAGGCGTGGGCCGCCGCGCTGCGCGAGGCCGGGGTACGGGCCGGTGACCTGGTCGGCCTGGCCCTGCCGCAGAAGCCGGAACTGGTGGCCGCCGTGCTCGGTGTGCTCTCCGCCGGTGCGGCCTACGTGCCGATGGATCCCGGGCACCCGGCCGAACGCGTGACCGGGACGCTGCGGGCGGCCGGTGTCCGGGTGCTGATCACCACCGCCGCGATCGCCGGGCGCCTGGATTCGGCCTCGCTGGTGACCATCACCGGCGCACCGGCCGTGCCCGCCGGGACCGCGGCCGCCGTGCACCACCCGCCCCAGGACGAGCTGGTCTACGTCGTGCACACCTCCGGATCGACCGGGCGGCCGAAGGGCGTCATGATCCCGCACGGGGCGCTCACCGACCGGGTGTGCGCGCTGCGCCGGGACCTCGAGCTGACCGAGCGGGACGTGATCGTCACGGTCATGCCCGCGGTGGTCGACGTCTGGCAGCTGGACGTGTTCACCGCGCTGACCGCAGGCGGGCTTCTCGTGCTCGCCGGTGACGACTTCGCCAGGGACCCGCTGGCGCTGGCCGAGTTGCTGCGGGGGCGCGAGGCGACGTTGATGATCGCGACGCCGACGACCTGGCGGATGCTGGCCGGGGCGGGGTGGACGCCGCCCGCGTCCCTCCGGCGGATCTCCGGCGGCGAGGCGACCGACGCCGATCTCATGCGCTGGCTGTGCGCCGGCGGCGCCAAGGTCTGGGACATGTACGGCCCGACCGAGGTGACCGTGTACAGCTTCAACACCAGGCATTTCGGCGACGACACCCCGCCGTACCGGTTCTCCGCCGCCAACACCACGAACTACCTGCTCGACGACGACCTGAACCCCGTGCCCGCCGGTGTGCCGGGGCAGTTGTTCGTCGGTGGCGGGGGGCTGGCGCGTGGTTACCTCGGCCAGCCGGGCATCACCGCCGGCGTGTTCCTGCCCGACCCCTTCACCCCGGTGCCGGGTGGCCGGATGTATGCGACCGGGGACATCGGCAGGCTCGATCGGCACGGCCGGATCGAGATCCTCGGCCGCCGCGACCACCAGCTGAAGATCCGCGGCTTCCGGGTCGAGCTCGGCGAGATCGAGAACACGATCGCCGCGCACCCGGGGGTGCGGGGTGCGGTGGTGCACCCGGTCACCGGGCCGAGGGAGGTCAAGCGGCTCGCCGCGTACGTGATCCTGCGCGACGCGACCACCAGCATGGGCGAGCTGAACCAGCACGTGAGCCGCCACCTGCCCGGTCACATGGTGCCTGCCCATTTTGTGGCGATGGAGGCGTTCCCTCGGTTGCCGAACGGGAAGGTCGACCGGGACGCGCTGCCGGATCCGGGGCAGGTGCGGCCGGAGGTGGGCACGCGTTACGTCCCGCCGAGGGGCCGGACCGAAGAGGCGATCGCCGCGGTGTGGGCGGTCGAGCTCGGCCTCGAGCGGGTCGGCGGGAACGACGACTTCTACGCACTGGGCGGCCATTCGCTGCTCACCCTGAGGATCGTCGCCCAGCTCTCCCGTGAGCACGGCATCGAGCTGACATTCCGGGATTTCCTTACCCATCGGACGGTGCGCGGTCTCGCCGGCGTCGCGGCCCTCGACCCGGAGTCACGGGCCCGGCCGCCGTCGCTGGTGTGGCTGGGCCGGGACGGCGAGGGGGCCCCGTTGTTCTGCGTCCACCCCGGCGGTGGGAGCGCGCACTGGTACCGCGGTCTGGCCGACGCCTACGCGGGGCGACGGCCGCTGGCCGCCTTCGAGTGGCCGGGACTGCACGATGAGACAGCGGTGGCGGGCAGCCTCGCCGAGGTCGCGCGCAGCTATGTGGCCGAGCTCAGGGCCGAGCGCCCGGCCGGCCCGTACCACGTGCTCGGCTGGTGCGGTTCCAGCGGAATCGCCTGGGAGATGGCCCGGTACCTCCGGGAACTCGGTGAGCGGGTCCGGTTGATCCTGATCGACCCCATCGAGTACCCGTCGGCGGGCAACAGCCCGCTCGCGGAGAACGTGCGGGTGCTGCGCCGGGCGGAGGGCCTGCTGGCGTCCCTGCCCGGCCAGGACGGGACCGAGCGGGCCGAGGTCAGGGCCGAACTGGTGGACGTCCTGCGCAAGGTGGTCGACGACGGCGACTCCCTGTTCGACGAGGAGGGGCTCGACGAGGGCTGGGCGAGCAGGCTGCGCAGCTGGCGGGAGATCGCCGAACTCCGCTTGCACTACCGCTTCCCCCGGTACGCGGGCTCGGTGGACGTGGTCGTCTGCGCCGAACTGGTCGCGGGCGGGTACGCGGACATCTTCGGCAGTTCCTTCGACGCCTATCTCGACCAGTGGCGGCAGCTGGCCGAGGACGGGGTGCGGGTCAGCGAGGTTCCCGGCGACCACCGGACCGCGTTGTTCCCCCCGCACGTGTTCGAGCTGGCCGCCGTGCTGGACGAAATCATCGACCGCTGA
- a CDS encoding ornithine carbamoyltransferase, producing MSRHVISLRDLTDGDLEWIVRRGVEIAAGPADAGASLRGRIVGIYFSRTSTRTRTSFTAGALRLGAQVITYGPGDLQLNTGETAEDTARVLGGMVDGLVIRTAGPPEEMRTFAAHCGAVVNAMSADEHPTQALADLTTLSARFGRVKGLRVLYVGEGNNSAAALALALPRFGGVELELRTPPGYGLAPEVLADATALAEVSGSRVRERHDLASLPGKVDVVYTTRWQTTGSTKADPDWRRRFEPFQVDEAVMARYPGACFMHDLPAHRGEEVTAAVLDGPASIAFEQAQHKLYSAMAVLEWCLAR from the coding sequence ATGTCCCGTCACGTGATTTCGTTGCGCGACCTCACCGACGGCGATCTCGAGTGGATCGTCCGGCGCGGCGTGGAGATCGCGGCAGGCCCGGCCGATGCCGGTGCCTCGCTGCGCGGCCGGATCGTGGGGATCTACTTCAGCCGGACCTCCACCAGGACCAGGACCTCGTTCACCGCCGGCGCGCTCCGGCTCGGCGCCCAGGTGATCACCTACGGGCCGGGCGATCTGCAGCTCAACACCGGGGAGACGGCGGAGGACACCGCGCGGGTGCTCGGCGGCATGGTGGACGGCCTGGTGATCCGGACGGCCGGGCCCCCGGAGGAGATGCGGACGTTCGCGGCGCACTGCGGTGCGGTGGTCAACGCGATGAGCGCCGACGAGCACCCGACCCAGGCGCTGGCCGACCTCACCACGCTTTCGGCGCGATTCGGCCGGGTCAAGGGCTTGCGCGTGCTCTACGTCGGAGAGGGGAACAACAGCGCGGCGGCACTCGCGCTGGCGCTGCCCCGGTTCGGCGGTGTCGAGCTGGAACTGCGCACCCCGCCCGGATACGGCCTCGCGCCGGAAGTGCTCGCCGACGCGACGGCGCTGGCCGAAGTTTCGGGCAGCCGGGTTCGGGAACGCCACGACCTCGCCTCACTGCCCGGCAAGGTGGACGTCGTGTACACCACCCGCTGGCAGACCACCGGGAGCACCAAGGCCGATCCGGATTGGCGCCGGCGATTCGAACCGTTCCAAGTGGACGAAGCGGTCATGGCCCGTTACCCCGGTGCCTGTTTCATGCACGACCTGCCCGCGCACCGGGGGGAGGAGGTGACCGCCGCGGTGCTGGACGGACCGGCGAGCATCGCCTTCGAACAGGCTCAGCACAAGCTGTACAGCGCCATGGCCGTCCTGGAATGGTGCCTGGCCCGCTGA
- a CDS encoding response regulator transcription factor has product MIPVLVVDDDPLVRAGLVLMLGGAPDIQVVAEAGDGAEVAASVEKHRPEVVLMDIRMPGTDGLAATEALRAAPGAPEVIILTTFDADEYVLRALRAGASGFVLKDTPPAEIVEAIRRVARGDPVLVPAVTRRLIERVVDTEAEQHRARARERLAVLSGREREVAVAVGEGKSNAEIAAELNLGVPTVKTCVSSILTKLELNNRVQIALLAHDACLADDHR; this is encoded by the coding sequence GTGATTCCGGTGCTCGTCGTCGACGACGATCCACTGGTGCGGGCCGGACTGGTGCTGATGCTCGGCGGGGCGCCGGACATCCAGGTCGTCGCCGAGGCCGGCGATGGCGCGGAGGTGGCGGCCTCGGTCGAGAAACACCGGCCCGAAGTGGTGCTGATGGACATCAGGATGCCGGGCACGGACGGGCTGGCCGCGACCGAGGCGCTGCGCGCGGCGCCCGGTGCGCCGGAGGTCATCATCCTCACCACGTTCGACGCCGACGAATACGTGCTGCGGGCGCTGCGCGCGGGGGCGTCGGGCTTCGTGCTGAAGGACACACCACCGGCGGAGATCGTGGAAGCGATCCGGCGCGTGGCTCGCGGGGACCCGGTGCTGGTGCCCGCGGTGACCCGCCGGCTGATCGAGCGGGTGGTGGACACCGAAGCGGAACAGCACCGGGCCAGGGCACGCGAGCGCCTCGCGGTGCTCAGCGGGCGCGAACGCGAGGTCGCCGTCGCGGTCGGAGAGGGCAAGTCCAACGCGGAGATCGCCGCCGAGCTCAACCTCGGCGTGCCCACCGTGAAGACCTGTGTGTCCAGCATCCTCACCAAGCTGGAGCTGAACAACCGCGTCCAGATCGCCCTGCTGGCACACGACGCCTGCCTCGCCGACGACCACCGGTGA
- a CDS encoding cyclopropane-fatty-acyl-phospholipid synthase family protein → MSIHAGNGKHGHSAADIFNSAVAATAIGAAWELGGFEQLHQRGVLDIEDFAAGNDLDPAATTAMFRALASVGVVIRESGKVLPGPGFDDAYRSKALFYWLCQGSWELFARMPALLRNENRTGAFHRRDQQAISRASREANTEFFDPLFWRAMATVGSSFSTVADLGSGSGERLIKLVQEYPGARGIGLDISAATIEMSTAEVTRRGLAESISFLRADVRELRPRPEFAEVELLTCFMMGHDLWPKADAVRSLRLLRELFPNVKRFLLGDTVRTVDLPDDGIPVFTLGFETGHALMGVYLPTADEWGDVFDQSGWNRVNTHTSDALAGTVVFELV, encoded by the coding sequence GTGAGCATCCACGCCGGCAATGGCAAGCACGGCCACTCGGCCGCCGACATCTTCAACTCCGCCGTGGCGGCCACCGCGATCGGCGCCGCCTGGGAACTCGGTGGTTTCGAACAACTCCACCAGCGAGGCGTGCTCGACATCGAGGACTTCGCCGCGGGCAACGACCTCGACCCGGCCGCGACGACGGCGATGTTCCGCGCGCTGGCCTCGGTGGGCGTGGTCATCCGCGAATCGGGAAAAGTCCTGCCCGGACCCGGTTTCGACGACGCCTACCGGTCGAAAGCGCTGTTCTACTGGCTCTGCCAGGGCTCGTGGGAGCTGTTCGCCAGGATGCCCGCCCTGCTGCGCAACGAGAACCGGACAGGCGCGTTCCACCGGCGGGACCAGCAGGCGATCAGCCGCGCCAGCCGCGAGGCCAACACCGAGTTCTTCGACCCGCTCTTCTGGCGCGCCATGGCGACCGTGGGCAGTTCCTTCAGCACTGTCGCGGACCTCGGCTCGGGCAGCGGAGAACGGCTGATCAAGCTCGTCCAGGAGTATCCCGGTGCCCGCGGAATCGGCCTGGACATCTCGGCGGCGACCATCGAGATGTCCACCGCCGAGGTCACGCGCCGCGGACTCGCCGAATCCATCTCGTTCCTGCGCGCCGATGTCCGCGAACTCCGGCCGCGTCCCGAGTTCGCCGAGGTCGAACTGCTCACCTGTTTCATGATGGGACACGATCTGTGGCCGAAGGCCGACGCCGTCCGGTCGTTGCGCCTCTTGCGCGAACTCTTCCCGAATGTCAAGCGGTTCCTGCTCGGCGATACGGTTCGCACCGTGGACCTCCCCGACGACGGCATACCGGTGTTCACGCTCGGCTTCGAAACAGGCCACGCGCTCATGGGCGTCTACCTGCCGACCGCGGACGAATGGGGCGATGTCTTCGACCAAAGTGGCTGGAACCGCGTCAACACCCATACGAGCGACGCACTCGCCGGGACCGTCGTCTTCGAACTGGTGTGA
- a CDS encoding pyridoxal phosphate-dependent aminotransferase yields MNRVGDDSSGHLRRTYADRVRQLPEGGLISLLRDARSRGSVDLATGTPAAPQPADEVIEAACTALRNGVNQYEDPSGNAALRAGIADSLRPAANPDTEITVTVGATEAMLTALLSTVDPGDEVIVAEPFYDNFLGAIALTGARPRFVRLHAPDWRFDPAELAAAFGPRTKAMILNTPHNPTGRVFDRAELDQLAELCTRWNVTLISDEVYSAYTFDGRQHLSVAEVPGLADRSIVVGSLSKSHALSGWRIGFLRAAPACTSVLRQVHISTTGGTAAPLQRAVLESGILAPGAWQPAPQLQRMRDTVVETFTGIGLACGRPEGGCYLMADIRPVTSGDCESYVKLLLDHAGVLIAPGTLLYDDRPAGEHFVRIAFNKADEIIEDAARRIEGSRKALSAATG; encoded by the coding sequence GAGTCGGTGATGACAGTTCCGGCCACCTTCGGCGGACTTACGCTGATCGCGTCCGGCAACTACCGGAAGGCGGCCTCATCTCGCTCCTGCGCGACGCCCGTTCGCGCGGCTCGGTGGACCTGGCCACCGGAACCCCCGCCGCACCCCAGCCCGCGGACGAGGTGATCGAGGCGGCTTGCACCGCGCTGCGCAACGGCGTGAACCAGTACGAGGACCCGTCCGGGAACGCCGCGCTCCGTGCGGGGATCGCGGATTCGCTGCGACCGGCCGCCAACCCGGACACCGAGATCACCGTGACCGTGGGAGCGACCGAAGCAATGCTGACGGCTCTGCTGTCCACCGTGGATCCGGGCGACGAAGTCATCGTGGCGGAGCCGTTCTACGACAACTTCCTCGGCGCCATCGCACTCACCGGCGCCCGGCCCCGGTTCGTCCGGTTGCACGCCCCGGATTGGCGCTTCGACCCTGCCGAACTCGCCGCCGCCTTCGGCCCGCGGACCAAGGCGATGATCCTCAACACCCCGCACAACCCCACGGGCCGTGTCTTCGACCGCGCGGAACTGGACCAGCTCGCCGAACTGTGTACCCGATGGAATGTCACCCTGATCAGCGACGAGGTGTACTCGGCCTACACGTTCGACGGCAGGCAGCACCTCTCCGTCGCCGAGGTACCCGGGCTCGCCGATCGAAGTATCGTGGTCGGCAGCCTCTCCAAGAGCCACGCGCTCAGCGGCTGGCGGATCGGCTTCCTGCGGGCCGCGCCCGCGTGCACCAGCGTCCTCCGGCAGGTACACATCTCGACCACCGGTGGCACCGCGGCGCCGCTCCAGCGGGCCGTGCTCGAGTCGGGCATCCTCGCCCCCGGCGCGTGGCAACCCGCACCCCAGTTGCAGCGAATGCGGGACACGGTGGTCGAAACGTTCACCGGAATCGGGCTCGCCTGCGGCAGGCCGGAGGGCGGCTGCTACCTGATGGCCGACATCCGGCCGGTCACCAGCGGGGACTGCGAGTCCTACGTGAAGCTCCTGCTCGACCACGCCGGGGTGCTGATCGCACCCGGCACGCTGCTCTACGACGACCGGCCGGCGGGTGAGCACTTCGTGCGGATCGCCTTCAACAAGGCCGACGAGATCATCGAGGACGCCGCACGGCGCATTGAGGGCAGCCGGAAAGCACTGAGTGCGGCGACCGGGTGA